A single genomic interval of Lewinellaceae bacterium harbors:
- a CDS encoding DUF1304 domain-containing protein yields MKIAIDLITALVGILHLYFMYFEMFAWMTTGRRIFKKYPTEFFKQSKSLAANQGLYNGFLAAGLFWTFLIHDDNWQSNIRIFFLSCVAIAGIYGALTADRKIFFVQALPALIGLILLAFN; encoded by the coding sequence ATGAAAATAGCTATTGATCTGATAACAGCATTGGTCGGGATACTGCACCTGTATTTCATGTATTTTGAAATGTTTGCCTGGATGACAACCGGAAGGCGTATTTTCAAAAAATACCCCACTGAATTTTTTAAACAGTCCAAATCCTTGGCTGCCAATCAGGGATTGTACAATGGCTTTCTGGCTGCTGGTCTGTTCTGGACCTTTCTGATCCATGACGACAACTGGCAATCGAACATCCGGATATTCTTCTTAAGCTGTGTTGCAATCGCCGGAATTTACGGGGCATTGACCGCAGACCGGAAGATCTTTTTTGTTCAGGCATTGCCAGCGCTAATTGGCCTGATTCTACTCGCATTTAATTGA
- a CDS encoding histidine kinase: protein MRSTLSIITAILIIGFGNALSAKAPVFPLLPGIKYELNITFYQGSISSENAIPNERDLKDFETFILTYRVEVNQLDASQFELMATWQNLIPTQINTRLFRQNHQYTFAREIGMHETVRIIIDSSGKLISGDPLLLDTMTRQYLSGFHTRMPNQLLPFSLDLFNPSNATNWSSPAEAGKEWQRSLQLITENNLFPSQKLYIRFDYQFKPLPQQALTLNIQETEENYQIQLFKTDPTLDGQNLEISHSLQATYAIEDPSLINIKIYNQNKTLLLKRLFVRPGDHWDITWEGIQPSVHTPYDPWNSVQLGQFWTKYRGNQFMSISGYYRVKLNALGPGNFLNWVAKQYRLEMNWLEENPAPDPLAQKLVWNDSYYTHALYSQFPFNDIIRYQDFGSHYSDSTMLYQPHSEEVVVYAQYLEALVNHKIQNRGLNFNPLNNLPSYQPLTGFYYAIENFKDYARNHLMFKYARIILSNTLFDINTCQHVLRIFQDLVPDSVQNSALNALYEKRESLEKGQYFTNLLVKTPEGNRSLQSIIPGPLLIYSQYRDYPINPDLIINLDKEALADLRIVILSKMNSPKLAAIISNQTGIPVEHIFVFQPAGGETILDTLFIAENDVESSVFSMLLDNHQKIYYAGPNRFAPLYRGLQELKQDLELQNSKLRQNLIRYSLMGFVLLLLITLIVRARERYILQANARKYQQLNLKWQALTGQLNPHFLFNSLASIREMISQNHTQQAANYIQTFSNFLRNILKANRLKRISLQQEIEFSRNYLELEQMRSPFLVKWNIDPDLDLPSIEIPPLLIQPYLENAIKHGISGQQDGIITLNFTRKNQWVHIIITDNGRGLPANMNPGGVGMALGKERMETYYSHHARMHYATAFPERKENPGTMIELWLPIE from the coding sequence ATGCGGAGTACATTATCCATTATTACTGCAATTCTGATTATCGGTTTTGGAAATGCTCTTTCTGCAAAGGCACCAGTATTCCCATTGCTGCCGGGGATTAAATACGAATTGAACATCACATTTTACCAGGGATCGATTTCTTCGGAGAATGCCATTCCTAACGAAAGGGATTTGAAAGATTTTGAAACCTTCATCCTGACCTATCGCGTCGAGGTGAATCAACTGGATGCATCGCAATTTGAATTGATGGCAACCTGGCAGAATCTAATTCCTACACAAATAAATACTCGACTATTCCGACAGAACCACCAGTACACCTTCGCCCGCGAAATAGGGATGCATGAAACAGTACGTATAATCATCGATTCATCGGGCAAGTTGATCTCTGGCGACCCGCTCCTGCTGGATACAATGACCCGGCAATATTTGTCCGGTTTTCATACGCGTATGCCAAATCAATTGCTTCCCTTTTCCCTGGATTTATTCAATCCATCCAACGCTACCAATTGGAGTTCTCCAGCAGAAGCAGGTAAAGAGTGGCAACGGTCATTACAATTAATTACAGAGAACAATCTGTTTCCAAGCCAAAAGCTATACATACGATTTGACTATCAATTTAAACCTCTGCCGCAACAGGCGTTAACCCTTAACATCCAGGAAACGGAAGAAAATTATCAAATTCAGTTATTTAAAACAGACCCAACCCTGGATGGTCAAAATCTGGAGATCAGTCACAGTTTACAGGCTACTTACGCCATTGAGGATCCATCGCTAATAAATATTAAAATTTATAACCAAAATAAAACATTACTGCTAAAACGGCTCTTTGTCAGACCTGGAGATCATTGGGATATTACCTGGGAAGGAATACAACCTTCCGTACATACCCCTTACGATCCATGGAATTCAGTACAACTTGGGCAATTCTGGACTAAATACAGGGGCAATCAATTTATGTCCATTTCAGGTTATTATCGAGTAAAATTAAACGCATTGGGACCGGGGAATTTTCTCAATTGGGTTGCAAAACAATACCGGCTGGAAATGAATTGGCTTGAAGAGAATCCTGCTCCTGATCCCTTGGCTCAAAAGTTGGTTTGGAATGACAGCTATTATACACATGCCCTCTATAGCCAATTCCCTTTTAATGACATAATACGTTATCAGGACTTTGGCTCTCATTATAGCGACTCCACAATGCTTTACCAACCCCATTCGGAAGAAGTGGTTGTTTATGCTCAATACCTGGAAGCACTTGTAAATCATAAAATCCAAAACAGGGGTTTAAATTTTAATCCCCTAAACAATCTTCCATCCTATCAGCCACTTACAGGCTTTTATTATGCCATTGAAAACTTTAAGGATTATGCACGAAATCATTTGATGTTTAAATACGCACGAATTATTTTATCCAACACCCTATTTGATATAAACACCTGTCAACATGTACTCCGGATATTCCAGGATTTAGTTCCCGATTCGGTTCAAAATAGTGCATTAAATGCGCTTTATGAGAAAAGAGAAAGTCTGGAGAAAGGCCAGTATTTTACCAACCTCCTGGTCAAAACACCGGAGGGTAACCGGAGCTTACAATCTATTATTCCCGGCCCACTATTGATTTACAGTCAATACCGCGATTATCCGATAAACCCTGATCTTATCATCAATTTGGACAAAGAAGCGTTGGCAGACCTCCGAATCGTCATCCTGTCCAAAATGAATAGCCCTAAATTAGCCGCCATAATATCCAACCAAACCGGGATACCCGTAGAACATATTTTTGTTTTCCAACCGGCAGGAGGAGAAACCATTTTAGACACATTATTCATTGCTGAGAATGACGTGGAAAGCAGTGTTTTTTCGATGTTGCTTGATAATCATCAAAAAATTTATTACGCTGGCCCTAATCGGTTTGCCCCATTATACAGGGGATTACAGGAATTAAAGCAGGATCTGGAACTTCAAAATTCAAAATTGCGGCAAAATTTGATTCGCTACTCGTTGATGGGGTTTGTATTGCTTTTGCTAATCACATTAATTGTCAGGGCCCGGGAGCGATACATTCTTCAGGCTAACGCAAGAAAATATCAACAATTGAATCTAAAATGGCAAGCCCTGACCGGGCAATTAAACCCTCACTTTTTATTTAATAGTCTGGCATCTATCCGAGAAATGATCAGCCAGAATCATACACAACAAGCTGCCAATTATATTCAGACCTTTTCAAATTTCCTTCGTAACATTCTCAAAGCAAACCGATTGAAGCGGATTTCCCTGCAACAAGAAATTGAATTTTCACGTAATTACCTTGAGCTCGAACAAATGCGGTCCCCTTTTCTGGTCAAATGGAATATTGATCCGGACCTCGATCTTCCGAGCATTGAAATTCCACCACTATTAATCCAACCCTATCTGGAAAATGCCATCAAACACGGCATCTCTGGTCAGCAGGATGGGATAATAACGCTAAATTTTACCCGAAAAAACCAATGGGTCCATATTATCATAACGGACAATGGACGTGGCCTACCTGCAAATATGAATCCTGGCGGTGTGGGAATGGCATTGGGTAAAGAAAGGATGGAGACATATTATTCACACCATGCACGCATGCATTATGCAACGGCTTTCCCTGAGCGGAAAGAAAACCCAGGAACAATGATTGAATTATGGTTACCGATCGAATAA
- a CDS encoding Gfo/Idh/MocA family oxidoreductase, producing MKPLRVLVAGCGNMGTSHARAYHQMPEFEIVGLVSRTPASRERLSKELGGYPTFGDFHEALKSIQPDVVSINTYPETHAEYAIASLEAGAHLFMEKPLANTVEEAQAIVDLAKSKKRKLVIGYILRVHPAWTKFIGIAQSLGKPLVMRMNLNQQSSGDQWKTHKELMKTMSPIVDCGVHYVDVMCLMTGASPVRVSGIGARLTDEVAPDMYNYGHLQVTFSDGSVGWYEAGWGPMMSETAFFVKDVIGPKGCVSIVDQSGERSDDSADIDSHSKTGGLLVHHADRGSDGQFSKKDEWFSTKDEPDHDALCKLEQEVLLDAIVHDKDLSQHMEDAINSLRIVLAADESFKTGKTVEL from the coding sequence ATGAAGCCTTTACGTGTCCTGGTAGCGGGATGTGGAAATATGGGAACTTCCCACGCCCGAGCTTATCACCAAATGCCGGAATTTGAAATTGTAGGGTTGGTAAGCCGTACACCGGCCAGCCGGGAGCGTCTGTCCAAGGAGTTAGGCGGATATCCCACTTTCGGCGATTTTCACGAAGCCCTAAAGTCGATTCAACCCGATGTTGTATCCATCAACACCTATCCGGAAACACATGCCGAATATGCCATTGCCAGTCTGGAAGCAGGGGCACATTTGTTCATGGAAAAACCGCTGGCAAATACGGTTGAGGAGGCTCAGGCCATAGTCGACCTGGCCAAAAGTAAAAAACGTAAACTGGTCATCGGGTATATCCTGCGGGTCCATCCCGCCTGGACCAAATTCATCGGCATTGCACAATCTCTGGGTAAACCTCTCGTGATGCGCATGAACCTGAACCAGCAGAGTTCCGGAGACCAGTGGAAGACTCACAAAGAATTAATGAAGACGATGTCACCGATCGTGGACTGCGGCGTACATTATGTGGATGTTATGTGTCTGATGACCGGAGCAAGCCCGGTCAGGGTGAGCGGCATCGGCGCGAGGCTGACGGATGAAGTAGCACCGGACATGTACAACTATGGACACCTGCAGGTGACTTTTTCGGACGGGTCTGTCGGTTGGTACGAAGCAGGATGGGGTCCCATGATGAGTGAGACAGCCTTTTTTGTCAAGGATGTGATCGGCCCAAAAGGCTGTGTCAGCATCGTAGACCAAAGTGGTGAGCGCTCTGATGATTCAGCAGATATTGACAGTCACTCCAAGACCGGAGGCTTGCTGGTACACCATGCAGATCGCGGGTCTGACGGTCAGTTCAGCAAAAAAGACGAATGGTTCAGCACCAAAGATGAGCCTGATCACGATGCATTGTGCAAACTGGAACAGGAAGTATTATTGGATGCCATTGTCCATGATAAAGACTTGAGTCAGCATATGGAAGATGCCATCAATAGTCTGCGTATCGTACTCGCAGCAGATGAAAGTTTTAAGACCGGAAAGACGGTGGAGCTGTAA
- a CDS encoding T9SS type A sorting domain-containing protein, producing MKPSKLLLSLCLLFAGQTLKAGCDAEDVTLFVDCAAIGDHFTVSDDVAELVILDEDGNHVPNPIPLVPLYFCKTLTVLAIVGDDTCSSTISIQTTGPEIQLAEFESVTAQNYAADNVPPPIIMDCTQGIRVYDYHDDIIGACDEVPRVKRTYTAYDKCGNTSTAVKYFNVIPELACTIIGPSRISAGVPVEFKLQKDPKGIFTNPVWNIKGKDWIIDFDKLNDGESKIRVLAGPNAAPEAELELDLFDLFGCQRSCYKVINVIRNNRFLGMQENSADNYQISFGNEYIRLADLKQNFVSAYRIFDLSGRLVSFNRTLPGGNIDISLAGIPQGLFLISLQTQDGPVTYKFTRL from the coding sequence ATGAAACCATCCAAATTACTGTTGTCTTTATGCTTATTATTTGCAGGACAAACGCTGAAAGCCGGTTGTGATGCTGAAGATGTCACACTATTTGTGGATTGTGCAGCCATTGGTGATCATTTTACCGTATCAGATGATGTTGCTGAGCTGGTGATACTGGATGAAGATGGTAACCACGTACCGAATCCGATTCCTCTGGTTCCACTGTATTTTTGTAAAACCCTCACTGTACTGGCTATTGTAGGAGATGACACCTGCTCTTCTACCATATCCATTCAAACTACCGGTCCCGAGATCCAGTTAGCGGAATTTGAGTCCGTAACTGCCCAAAATTATGCAGCAGATAATGTACCGCCCCCCATCATCATGGATTGCACCCAGGGTATCCGCGTTTATGATTATCATGATGACATTATCGGTGCCTGTGATGAAGTTCCACGGGTAAAACGGACCTACACAGCCTATGATAAATGTGGAAATACTTCTACTGCCGTCAAATATTTTAATGTAATTCCAGAGTTAGCCTGCACCATCATCGGGCCTTCCCGGATCTCTGCAGGCGTGCCGGTTGAATTCAAATTGCAGAAAGACCCGAAAGGAATATTTACAAATCCCGTGTGGAATATCAAAGGGAAAGACTGGATAATTGATTTTGACAAACTCAACGATGGCGAATCAAAAATCAGGGTTTTGGCTGGCCCGAATGCTGCTCCGGAAGCTGAGCTTGAATTGGACCTTTTTGATCTCTTTGGTTGCCAGCGGTCTTGCTACAAGGTCATCAACGTCATCCGGAACAACCGCTTCCTCGGCATGCAAGAAAATAGTGCGGATAATTATCAAATTAGTTTTGGTAATGAGTACATCCGATTGGCTGACCTCAAGCAGAATTTCGTCAGTGCATATCGCATATTCGATCTCTCCGGACGATTGGTAAGCTTTAACCGTACGCTTCCCGGCGGCAATATTGATATCAGTCTGGCAGGTATTCCACAGGGACTTTTCCTGATCTCATTACAAACGCAGGATGGCCCGGTGACTTATAAGTTTACCCGGCTCTAG
- a CDS encoding sulfatase — protein sequence MNRKILALGSWLLVFATGSLFYAFHDRHSTPVADSPNIILVYFDDMGFGDLGRTGAVGYQTPNLDQMAKDGMVLSQFLSPQAVCSASRAGLLTGCYPNRIGFSGALDHTAKVGISDKEETIGQMLKKQGYATAAFGKWHLGHLPQFLPPRHGFDEFLGIPYSHDMWPNHPTAKNYYPPLPLIENETVIETNPDQSQFTTMFTEKTIDFIKRHREGPFFVYLAHPMPHVPLAVSDKFKGKSEQGMYGDVIMELDWSIGQIRKTLDEMGLAKNTLMIVTSDNGPWINYGNHAGSTGGLREGKGTSFEGGQREPCLVVWPDHVPAGVISNRLSSAIDVLPTIAEVTGAELPAQHIDGVSIWDVLKGDPDANPRTTFYYYYRRNNLEAIRHGNWKLVFPHPGRTYEGFTPGKDGMPGPNNENFNFEGGLYDLRRDPGERYDVKFANPDIVKELERLADEARKDLGDELTGAEGENRRPIGRVE from the coding sequence ATGAATCGTAAGATCCTGGCCCTTGGCTCCTGGTTGCTAGTATTCGCTACCGGAAGCTTGTTTTATGCTTTTCATGATCGCCATTCTACACCGGTCGCAGACTCGCCCAATATCATCCTGGTGTATTTTGACGATATGGGATTTGGAGATCTTGGTCGTACCGGCGCGGTGGGCTACCAGACACCCAATCTGGATCAGATGGCAAAAGACGGCATGGTCCTTTCCCAGTTTCTCTCACCGCAGGCTGTTTGCTCTGCATCAAGGGCTGGTTTACTGACCGGCTGTTATCCCAATCGGATCGGCTTCAGCGGAGCCCTGGATCATACCGCCAAAGTCGGGATCAGCGACAAGGAGGAAACCATTGGTCAAATGCTCAAGAAGCAAGGATATGCGACTGCCGCCTTCGGGAAATGGCACCTGGGACATCTGCCTCAGTTCTTACCACCAAGACACGGCTTTGATGAATTCCTGGGAATCCCTTATTCGCATGATATGTGGCCGAATCATCCCACTGCTAAAAATTATTACCCTCCATTGCCATTGATTGAAAATGAGACGGTGATCGAAACCAATCCGGATCAGAGCCAGTTCACCACGATGTTTACCGAGAAGACGATCGATTTCATCAAACGACACCGGGAAGGTCCGTTCTTTGTTTATCTGGCTCATCCCATGCCCCACGTACCACTGGCCGTTTCGGATAAATTCAAAGGTAAGTCCGAGCAGGGCATGTACGGTGATGTGATCATGGAACTCGACTGGAGCATCGGTCAGATCCGCAAGACCCTGGATGAAATGGGACTTGCTAAAAACACCCTGATGATCGTCACTTCCGATAATGGTCCATGGATCAACTATGGCAATCATGCAGGCAGTACCGGTGGTCTGCGTGAAGGTAAAGGCACCTCCTTTGAAGGAGGACAGCGAGAGCCCTGTCTGGTAGTATGGCCTGACCACGTACCCGCCGGAGTGATTTCCAACCGGTTAAGTTCTGCCATCGACGTGTTGCCGACCATTGCAGAGGTTACCGGCGCAGAACTACCCGCGCAACACATCGATGGTGTGAGCATCTGGGATGTCCTTAAAGGCGATCCGGATGCCAACCCTCGCACGACATTCTACTATTATTACCGTCGCAACAACCTGGAAGCCATCCGGCACGGAAACTGGAAACTGGTATTCCCCCACCCCGGGCGCACCTACGAAGGATTCACGCCGGGTAAAGACGGTATGCCGGGCCCCAACAATGAGAATTTTAATTTCGAAGGGGGGCTTTATGATCTACGCAGAGATCCGGGAGAGCGCTATGATGTAAAATTTGCCAATCCGGACATCGTAAAGGAACTGGAACGGCTCGCTGATGAAGCCAGAAAAGATCTGGGTGATGAACTTACCGGAGCGGAGGGTGAGAACCGGAGGCCGATCGGAAGAGTGGAATAG
- a CDS encoding sulfatase, whose translation MTWIALLTNSLPASGQSTSSRPNILFILSDDHTSQAWGIYGGILAPYVKNDNIKRLAAGGSTLDNAFCTNSICTPSRAAILTGQYSHRNGVYELDDALDPDTISVAKLLQQAGYATALFGKWHLKKKPAGFDEFLVLPGQGRYHNPLLKGPDDWQDANAGGKEYPGYVDDVITDKALNWLQNQDHRKPFFLCTQFKATHEPFDYPDRYRNFLEGVELPYPDNLMEWGAAATGRTHDGWPLEILGQRFEQHAGTTYPGPPFSLEGLDSVEARKKIYQKFVHDFLRAGAAIDDNIGKLIDYLQKAGLWENTVVIYTADQGYFLGEHAYFDKRFIYEQSLRMPFVISYPPEIPAGSRLEDMILNIDFAPLMLDYAGLPTPEAMQGRSFRTNLEGKTPGDWRKAIYFHYWSNQPERPAHYGIRTERYKLAYFYGKARPGKHQDVMPYPPGWEFYDLKKDPGESNNLYLKKSSTRIVQKLKGQLNALQKETGDIW comes from the coding sequence ATGACCTGGATAGCACTCTTAACTAATTCCTTACCGGCATCCGGGCAAAGTACATCTTCCAGGCCCAATATCCTTTTTATCCTCTCCGATGATCACACCTCGCAAGCGTGGGGTATCTACGGTGGTATCCTAGCGCCCTATGTCAAGAATGATAACATCAAGCGATTGGCAGCAGGTGGATCTACCCTGGACAATGCCTTCTGCACCAACTCCATCTGTACACCTAGCAGAGCTGCCATCCTTACCGGCCAGTACAGTCACCGCAACGGCGTCTATGAGCTCGATGATGCACTTGACCCGGATACCATCAGTGTTGCCAAACTTTTACAGCAAGCCGGGTATGCGACTGCATTATTTGGTAAATGGCACCTGAAGAAAAAACCAGCTGGATTTGATGAATTTCTGGTTCTGCCCGGACAGGGTCGCTATCACAATCCTTTGTTGAAAGGACCGGATGACTGGCAGGATGCCAATGCGGGAGGCAAGGAATATCCCGGCTATGTCGATGATGTCATCACCGACAAGGCGCTTAACTGGCTGCAAAACCAGGATCACCGGAAGCCATTCTTCCTCTGCACGCAGTTCAAGGCGACTCACGAACCATTTGATTACCCTGACAGATACCGGAATTTCCTGGAAGGGGTGGAACTGCCTTACCCGGATAACCTCATGGAATGGGGAGCCGCAGCTACCGGCCGCACCCATGATGGATGGCCTCTGGAAATTCTTGGCCAACGTTTTGAACAACATGCCGGCACGACTTATCCCGGGCCTCCCTTCAGTCTTGAGGGACTGGATTCGGTGGAGGCCAGAAAGAAAATCTACCAAAAATTCGTGCACGACTTTCTTCGCGCAGGAGCCGCCATTGACGACAACATTGGCAAGCTGATCGACTACTTACAAAAGGCCGGACTATGGGAAAATACCGTCGTCATCTACACAGCTGACCAGGGATACTTCCTGGGTGAGCATGCCTATTTCGATAAACGATTCATCTATGAGCAGTCCCTGCGCATGCCCTTTGTCATCAGTTATCCTCCGGAAATACCAGCTGGCTCGCGTCTGGAAGACATGATCCTCAATATTGATTTTGCTCCATTAATGCTCGATTATGCCGGTTTGCCAACGCCGGAAGCCATGCAGGGAAGGAGTTTTAGAACCAACCTTGAGGGAAAGACTCCGGGCGACTGGCGCAAAGCCATATACTTCCATTATTGGAGCAACCAACCGGAACGCCCAGCACATTACGGTATCCGCACCGAACGTTACAAACTGGCCTACTTTTATGGAAAAGCCCGCCCGGGTAAACACCAGGATGTCATGCCCTACCCTCCCGGATGGGAATTTTATGACTTAAAGAAAGACCCCGGTGAATCAAACAATTTGTACCTTAAAAAGTCGAGTACGCGAATTGTGCAAAAATTAAAAGGGCAATTAAATGCCCTGCAAAAAGAAACCGGTGATATCTGGTAA
- a CDS encoding long-chain fatty acid--CoA ligase, with translation MLNLAVILEDSARRYPNKMAFQFMDTALTYAQVNAAANQVANGLRNQGIQPGDKVGLSCLNLPYFPIIYFGILKAGAVVVPLSVLLKQDEIAYHLSDSEAKAYFCFEGNEALPMGTEGKAGFDQVAGCQQFYLITAKPTDPPSIPGVSTLGMLMKGQAPTIETAQTSAEDTAVIIYTSGTTGRPKGAELTHSNLLLNAILSGDLIKADHTDVALTVLPLFHIFAMTVCMNSGIYRGGSNILLPKFDADTVLKLMIKHQVTVFAGVPTMYWGLLMHDDPTVDIDQITKTLRICASGGAALPVQVLKDFEAKFNVPILEGYGMSEGSPVVTFNHLDVGRKPGSIGTPAWGIEVKLVDEHDQEVPIGEKGELLYRGHNVMKGYYKKPEANKSTLKNGWLYSGDVAIKDEDGFYYIVDRTKDMIIRGGFNVYPREVEEVMMKNEVISMVAVIGVPDEKLGEEVKAFVVLKKGAAIDTDTLMQWTKDHIASYKYPRIIEFVNTLPMSATGKILKKELRTRQA, from the coding sequence ATGTTAAATTTAGCTGTCATCCTGGAAGATAGTGCCCGCCGGTACCCGAATAAAATGGCCTTCCAATTTATGGACACCGCACTCACCTATGCACAAGTCAATGCAGCTGCCAACCAGGTAGCGAATGGCCTGAGAAATCAGGGTATACAACCAGGAGATAAGGTCGGATTAAGCTGTTTGAACCTGCCCTATTTCCCAATCATCTATTTTGGTATCCTTAAAGCTGGAGCTGTCGTTGTGCCATTAAGTGTATTATTGAAGCAGGATGAAATCGCCTATCATCTGAGTGATTCCGAAGCAAAGGCTTATTTCTGTTTTGAAGGCAATGAAGCTTTGCCCATGGGTACAGAAGGAAAAGCCGGATTCGATCAGGTCGCCGGTTGCCAGCAATTTTACCTGATCACGGCTAAACCTACCGATCCACCCTCCATACCAGGAGTTTCCACCCTGGGAATGTTGATGAAGGGGCAGGCACCAACCATTGAGACAGCTCAAACCTCTGCGGAAGATACGGCCGTGATTATTTACACCTCCGGAACAACAGGCCGCCCGAAAGGCGCTGAACTTACCCACTCTAATTTATTATTGAATGCCATCTTGTCCGGTGACCTGATTAAGGCAGATCATACTGATGTTGCATTAACGGTTCTTCCGCTATTTCACATCTTTGCGATGACCGTGTGTATGAATTCAGGGATCTACCGGGGCGGCAGCAATATCTTGTTGCCCAAATTTGACGCTGATACCGTACTCAAATTGATGATTAAGCATCAAGTGACAGTCTTTGCCGGCGTTCCTACCATGTATTGGGGTCTGTTAATGCATGATGATCCCACGGTTGACATTGATCAGATCACCAAAACACTGCGGATCTGTGCTTCCGGTGGAGCTGCTTTACCGGTACAGGTATTAAAAGATTTTGAAGCTAAATTTAATGTGCCCATCCTGGAAGGTTATGGCATGTCAGAAGGATCACCAGTCGTCACATTTAATCACCTGGACGTAGGCCGTAAACCGGGTAGTATTGGTACTCCAGCCTGGGGAATTGAAGTAAAATTGGTTGATGAACACGACCAGGAGGTTCCCATCGGAGAGAAAGGAGAACTCCTCTACCGGGGGCATAATGTGATGAAAGGTTATTACAAAAAACCAGAAGCCAATAAAAGCACCCTTAAAAATGGTTGGCTGTATTCCGGAGATGTTGCGATCAAGGATGAGGATGGATTTTATTACATTGTCGATCGGACCAAAGACATGATCATCCGCGGTGGATTTAATGTATATCCCAGGGAAGTGGAAGAAGTCATGATGAAAAATGAAGTCATCTCGATGGTTGCAGTCATTGGTGTACCGGATGAAAAGCTGGGTGAAGAAGTAAAAGCCTTTGTCGTATTGAAAAAAGGTGCAGCCATAGACACGGATACGTTGATGCAATGGACGAAAGACCATATTGCTTCGTATAAATACCCCAGAATCATTGAATTTGTTAACACCTTGCCGATGAGCGCAACTGGGAAAATCCTAAAGAAAGAATTGCGCACTCGCCAAGCTTAA
- a CDS encoding response regulator transcription factor, translated as MVTDRIIRAAWVDDEVFNLEFGKRQMNTHFNHLPCQYFEHPAHALEAFQNDPFDLLFLDIQMPELNGFQLLEKLSPPLPVVIFITAYDEYAIKAIRFSALDYLLKPVEVPMWKEATEKAIKLINLNRQTLQLQSMIEQHRRNKLETLALPSHDRIDFVAIHDIIRCEGQNNYTHIYTAEGHYLVSRTLKDYEELLADSGFIRVHLSHLIQIRQVRTLRRKDGIQLILNDGTRIPVARSRRDEVLAALGL; from the coding sequence ATGGTTACCGATCGAATAATTCGTGCAGCCTGGGTGGATGACGAAGTGTTTAATCTGGAGTTTGGCAAGCGTCAGATGAATACCCATTTCAATCATCTTCCGTGCCAGTATTTCGAACACCCTGCACATGCACTGGAAGCTTTTCAAAACGATCCTTTTGATTTATTATTTCTGGATATTCAGATGCCTGAATTAAATGGGTTTCAACTGCTGGAAAAACTCTCCCCTCCCTTACCAGTGGTAATATTTATTACTGCTTATGACGAATATGCTATCAAAGCCATCCGTTTCTCAGCACTGGACTATTTATTGAAACCAGTTGAGGTCCCCATGTGGAAGGAGGCAACGGAAAAAGCCATTAAACTTATCAATCTAAACAGACAAACACTGCAGCTTCAATCCATGATTGAACAGCACCGCAGGAATAAACTTGAGACGCTGGCGTTACCATCCCACGATCGGATTGACTTTGTAGCTATCCATGATATCATACGTTGCGAAGGTCAGAACAATTATACTCATATCTACACAGCAGAAGGCCATTACCTGGTCAGCAGAACATTAAAAGATTACGAGGAATTGCTCGCCGACTCCGGATTTATACGGGTACACCTTTCACATCTCATACAGATCAGACAGGTCAGAACATTAAGGCGCAAAGACGGGATCCAGCTGATCCTGAATGACGGTACTCGTATCCCGGTAGCCCGTTCGCGCCGGGACGAAGTATTAGCTGCACTTGGATTATGA
- a CDS encoding LytTR family transcriptional regulator has protein sequence MRSILPNNPNNTVAVALSTGYRFIATEDILYCEAEGNYTHLYLDDGQRLSTAKSIKQILNLLPSEEFVRIHHSYAVNLDHVLRLLVEPEPIVELRNGSRINVSRRKKRSLLDHYIIL, from the coding sequence TTGAGATCAATATTGCCAAACAATCCCAATAACACGGTAGCCGTTGCTTTGAGTACTGGCTACCGTTTTATCGCTACCGAAGATATTTTGTATTGTGAGGCAGAAGGTAATTATACACACCTATACCTTGATGATGGTCAGCGACTCTCAACTGCCAAGAGCATCAAGCAGATACTAAATCTATTACCTTCTGAAGAATTCGTACGCATCCATCATTCCTATGCGGTTAATTTGGATCATGTACTCAGATTATTGGTTGAACCTGAACCAATTGTGGAATTGCGCAATGGCTCCCGTATTAATGTGAGCCGACGAAAAAAAAGGTCCTTGCTAGATCATTATATCATATTGTAG